One genomic region from Nymphaea colorata isolate Beijing-Zhang1983 chromosome 12, ASM883128v2, whole genome shotgun sequence encodes:
- the LOC116266175 gene encoding zeaxanthin 7,8(7',8')-cleavage dioxygenase, chromoplastic-like has translation MDAISSSFHAPFPRLNLSSPPPKATSLAITFPTITNIRLERRPDQTQLTTHSPTTTTTTTALTVATPSPPPHSTELINGKREGSPPPPLEKAARTVRQPYKLITSPLPLHVMLCNALDDLISNFVNRHPLPSSVNPKDVLAGNYAPVGELPPTKCTVEGRLPRCLDGAYIRNGPNPQFAPSAAYHLFDGDGMLHAMKISGGQATFCSRFVRTYKFTKEEEVGLPIYPNFFALNGAAGFARGIVFAVRVLTGQINPMNGMGLANTGLSFMNNTLMALAESDLPYTVQLMPDGDIVTVGRWDFAGKLTMGMTSHPKVDPVTGEVFAFRYGPIPPFLNYFRIGGDGTKQPDIPIFSFRQPSFVHDLAITERYAIFPDIQIVMKPLAMFTAMGPPMGCEAQKVPRVGIIPRYATDESEMKWIEVPGFNFVHSVNAWHEKGGEEVVLVAANVVPVEHMLERMDLLHCCLEMVRINLREGKVVGRRALSRRNLEWGVINPNFLGRKNRYAFMAIRDPMSKVSGIVKLDFDRASGEDCVVATRNFGERCFAGEPFFVGKEEGGDEDDGYVLIYTHNEGSGASSFVVMDAKSPTLDIMASVRLPQRVPYGFHGLFVCQKDLQKQKIWQ, from the exons ACCACTACCACAGCGTTAACAGTAGCAACTCCATCTCCCCCTCCTCATTCTACAGAGCTAATTAATGGCAAACGAGAAGGATCGCCACCTCCACCATTGGAGAAAGCTGCTCGCACTGTTAGACAACCTTACAAACTGATAACATCACCATTACCTCTCCACGTAATGCTCTGCAATGCTCTAGATGACTTGATAAGCAACTTTGTCAACCGACATCCCTTGCCGTCGTCCGTCAACCCCAAGGATGTCTTGGCTGGCAACTATGCCCCCGTCGGCGAGTTGCCCCCCACTAAATGCACCGTCGAAGGTCGGCTCCCTAGATGTCTCGATGGCGCGTACATCCGCAATGGACCCAATCCGCAGTTCGCCCCCAGCGCCGCCTATCATCTGTTCGATGGGGACGGGATGTTGCATGCCATGAAGATCTCAGGCGGGCAGGCCACATTCTGCAGCCGCTTCGTCCGGACATACAAGTTCACCAAGGAAGAGGAGGTGGGGTTGCCTATCTACCCTAACTTCTTTGCATTAAACGGCGCCGCAGGGTTTGCTAGGGGCATCGTGTTTGCGGTGAGGGTGCTTACCGGCCAGATCAACCCTATGAACGGCATGGGGCTTGCCAACACAGGCCTCTCATTCATGAACAACACACTCATGGCATTAGCGGAGTCGGATCTTCCCTACACGGTGCAGCTCATGCCGGACGGCGACATCGTTACGGTTGGCCGGTGGGACTTCGCCGGGAAGCTCACTATGGGCATGACTTCTCATCCAAAGGTGGACCCTGTCACAGGCGAGGTCTTCGCCTTTCGGTACGGCCCCATCCCTCCGTTTCTCAACTACTTCAGAATAGGGGGCGATGGCACGAAGCAACCGGACATCCCCATTTTCTCCTTCCGGCAACCTTCCTTCGTGCACGACTTGGCCATCACTGAGCGGTACGCCATCTTTCCCGACATACAGATAGTCATGAAACCACTGGCAATGTTCACAGCAATGGGGCCACCGATGGGATGCGAGGCCCAGAAAGTCCCACGCGTGGGGATAATCCCACGCTACGCCACCGATGAGTCGGAAATGAAGTGGATTGAGGTGCCTGGATTCAACTTCGTGCACTCAGTGAACGCGTGGCATGAGAAAGGAGGGGAGGAGGTGGTGCTGGTGGCGGCGAACGTTGTGCCGGTGGAGCACATGCTGGAGAGGATGGATCTCCTACACTGCTGCTTGGAGATGGTGAGGATCAACCTGCGGGAAGGGAAGGTGGTGGGGAGGAGGGCACTCTCTAGGAGGAATCTGGAGTGGGGGGTCATCAACCCCAACTTCCTAGGGAGGAAAAACCGCTACGCGTTCATGGCGATCCGAGATCCGATGAGCAAGGTCTCCGGTATCGTGAAACTGGACTTCGATCGAGCAAGTGGGGAAGATTGCGTGGTAGCGACCAG GAATTTTGGAGAGAGATGCTTTGCTGGGGAGCCATTTTTTGTGGGGAAGGAGGAAGGTGGCGATGAAGACGATGGTTATGTGTTAATTTACACACACAACGAGGGCAGCGGGGCGTCGAGCTTCGTGGTGATGGATGCCAAGTCTCCCACTCTTGACATCATGGCATCTGTAAGACTCCCTCAGAGGGTGCCTTACGGCTTCCATGGCCTCTTTGTCTGTCAAAAAGATTTGCAGAAGCAGAAGATTTGGCAATGA